One Artemia franciscana chromosome 7, ASM3288406v1, whole genome shotgun sequence DNA segment encodes these proteins:
- the LOC136029724 gene encoding uncharacterized protein LOC136029724, whose product MPLADIFKMSIRMMVVPADWKSANIVSVFKKGDKNNPENYRSISLTSVISKLLESIFNDAIINHLEKNGLLSKSQHGFRRSLSIETNLIHSYDIVTKLIEEGKAVDVL is encoded by the coding sequence atGCCACTGGCTGATATTTTTAAGATGTCCATAAGGATGATGGTGGTACCAGCTGATTGGAAATCAGCCAatatagtttcagttttcaAGAAGGGAGATAAAAATAACCCTGAAAATTACCGATCTATTAGTCTCACATCAGTCATTTCTAAACTGCTCGAAAGTATTTTCAATGACGCTATTATTAACcaccttgaaaaaaatggcttacTGTCGAAATCTCAACATGGTTTCAGAAGGAGTCTGTCTATTGAGACAAACCTGATCCATTCTTATGATATAGTCACTAAATTAATTGAGGAAGGTAAAGCAGTTGATGTCCTGTAA